A region from the Rhodamnia argentea isolate NSW1041297 chromosome 7, ASM2092103v1, whole genome shotgun sequence genome encodes:
- the LOC115745616 gene encoding probable membrane-associated kinase regulator 2 — MEALNLLRFWRPINGTTIATQMPNLLVESDDGLHNVVVEEEEEEEEDSFFELELTVPDRDVRQCSTSNGNKNVKDGDFVQVDSNGEKQSSPKPTPARSSRSHRLSRQSSLSLRKILPIDPCSRPQSPISLLKSAPKFRVFMFRKSKSVSASSNGAEKRGDDRELRSRGVGLFTLKFKVREVQRPDFGRSNSSRSSETGFPSRSPESFIDSSSKRFSKDVIQKYLKLVKPLYVMVSRKPTDAARLSGELSATSSPAMPPLASSKMHALLRSPAGFPAVPKRLGKSRSSSASGGVSSSPARRDDSLVQQHDGIESAILHCKRSFNSSSDCSPSSRFAGGPREMPVESGRSSSGEANHCKL, encoded by the exons ATGGAAGCCCTGAACTTGCTCAGGTTCTGGAGGCCTATCAACGGCACTACCATAGCCACCCAAATGCCTAACCTTCTTGTGGAATCTGACGACGGACTCCACAACGTCGTcgtggaagaagaggaagaagaagaagaagattcttTCTTTGAGTTGGAGCTCACTGTTCCTGATCGCGACGTCCGCCAATGCAGTACCAGCAACGGCAACAAAAATGTCAAAGATGGCGACTTCGTCCAAGTTGACTCCAACGGGGAAAAACAGAGCTCCCCAAAACCTACGCCCGCGAGGAGCAGCAGAAGCCATCGTCTCTCTCGCCAGTCGTCGCTCTCGCTGCGGAAAATCCTCCCGATCGACCCGTGCTCCCGGCCTCAGTCTCCGATCTCGCTGCTGAAGTCGGCTCCGAAGTTTCGGGTCTTCATGTTCCGGAAGTCTAAGTCGGTGTCGGCTTCGTCGAACGGCGCAGAGAAGAGAGGAGACGACAGGGAGCTGAGAAGCAGAGGGGTCGGTCTGTTcactttgaagttcaaggtgcgaGAAGTGCAGCGACCCGATTTTGGGAGATCGAACAGCTCGAGAAGTTCCGAGACGGGATTCCCGAGTCGGAGCCCCGAGAGCTTCATCGACTCGAGCTCGAAGCGGTTCTCCAAGGACGTGATCCAGAAGTACTTGAAGCTCGTGAAGCCCCTGTACGTCATGGTCTCCCGGAAGCCAACCGACGCCGCGAGGCTCTCCGGCGAGCTGTCGGCGACGTCGTCTCCAGCGATGCCGCCGCTGGCTTCTTCCAAGATGCACGCGCTGCTCAGGTCTCCGGCCGGATTTCCGGCGGTTCCAAAGCGGCTGGGGAAGAGCAGGTCCTCGTCCGCGTCGGGCGGGGTCTCGTCGTCGCCGGCGAGGAGGGACGATTCGCTGGTGCAGCAGCACGACGGGATTGAGAGCGCGATTCTGCATTGCAAGAGATCCTTCAACTCCTCCAGTG ATTGTTCTCCATCATCGCGATTTGCTGGCGGTCCGCGGGAGATGCCCGTTGAATCGGGAAGAAGTTCGAGCGGGGAAGCCAACCACTGTAAATTGTGA